In Paralichthys olivaceus isolate ysfri-2021 chromosome 12, ASM2471397v2, whole genome shotgun sequence, the genomic window ATGTGAACGAGACAGCATAGAATAAAAGACTGAACAAAAGTGACAAGACAGTCAAAAATGTTGCAAGGCTTCATGCAGTGCTACCTCATAAGATTTACATTGATACTACGGCTGAGAGAGTAAAAATCCTTAAAGCATTTCTAATCGGCTTGTTAAGTGTGTCCATCTTATtcgataaaaaagaaaaagacaaaagctgtGATCCTCATGTACATGTGTCACATACTATGCAGTTTGCAACGTGTTCAGTGTTCTAGTTTGAATCTCGTCTCCGCGCTGTAGTTTTCTATTTAAAGTCAATGCATATCTCTAACACCGCAAATTATACTCACTGTTACCGATAGAAAGACGTGTGAATTTAGATATGAGCACATATGAGACTAAGAAAGCACAGACACTTGTGATGATTGTTACGCTAATCTGGAAGTGCTTACAAGCTTTACATGCAGTTAATGGTTGGGGATGAAATAGAGaaccaaaaacaataaatacattgtataaaacataatttcatatcaatatattaaaatactatttaaaataatatcttAGACAATATTGTAATATGAAATTGACTGATAAATAGTTGGTAGGCCTacacagagaaatatatatatatttatatatatatatataagtatctGTGTCCTTCATAGTTTGCTGTTAAATGATTTTAAGTTTCCAGATTCCCCCCCAGTGGGTTCGCAGTACAATCCAGAGAGCTAATACAgttattacagtttttttcccaacaataataacaatgaacTTACAGTACACAGTCCCATAATAAAGATATACATACTGAATACAATATAAATGTCaagacagaaaaatagaaaaatatcaaTAGAAATCAAAAGTCAAATACTTATCAGAGAAAGTATACAGAGTAAAGTGTACGTATGAGTCTTTGTGGTTCttgttgttgtagctggagCTTGTATTGGCTCTCATTGTTGGTAAATTGGCTGTGTACTTCGCTTTCTGTTATTTTCCcccagtccacacacacacacacacacacacacacacacacacacacacacacacacacacacacacacacactcaaacacacacacagacagacatgcacgcgcgcacacacacacaaacacacataaacaaacacacagcaaatacagacacacgcacacacagatgcaagTGTGTGcccatacatacacacacacacacacgtttacacGCACACATCTCACATGACCGTGCAGCATTTGCAGGtctgtttcttctccttctccttctctccctcctccccgcCTCCATTggccttctctttctctgccatGCTCCCGTTGGGCGGAGCCTGCTCATCCGTGGCTGCCTCTCCGCCTGCTTTCCCCTCCCCATCTTCGATCACAACAAACTCGGCCTTCACGTTGCCGTCCACCCCCTCCATTCCCAGGGCCGTGTggctctcctgctcctcttcgaCGGTCTTGTAGCCCATGAACACCAGGGTGACGGGGTTGTCTGCACTAGCCTGGTCAGGACTGGGACCCAGCAGCTTGGCCTCTATCCCTGTCACCTCTCTCTTGGGGGTGTGACCAGAGGTCTGCACTACTCCATTTTCACCTGTAGGGGACACCAGAGTATCATGGAGAAGTTAGGGTCGTGCAGAAGCAAAGAGGGTGGTCGGGGGGGAAttcagagagacaaagaaagaaaggaaatattgttttaatgGCCCCCGGCAGAGAGGAAGAATTTAAT contains:
- the palm1b gene encoding paralemmin 1b isoform X1, whose product is MAEVSQEERLQAISEKRKKQTEIENKRRQLDDDRRQLQHLKSKALRERWLLDGAPAEEETQKRLHEDEVKTKLLEQVILRLEQEIEELETDEPANKGVAKENGGENGVVQTSGHTPKREVTGIEAKLLGPSPDQASADNPVTLVFMGYKTVEEEQESHTALGMEGVDGNVKAEFVVIEDGEGKAGGEAATDEQAPPNGSMAEKEKANGGGEEGEKEKEKKQTCKCCTVM
- the palm1b gene encoding paralemmin 1b isoform X2, which gives rise to MMAEVSQEERLQAISEKRKKQTEIENKRRQLDDDRRQLQHLKSKALRERWLLDGAPAEEETQKRLHEDEVKTKLLEQVILRLEQEIEELETDEPANKGVAKENGGENGVVQTSGHTPKREVTGIEAKLLGPSPDQASADNPVTLVFMGYKTVEEEQESHTALGMEGVDGNVKAEFVVIEDGEGKAGGEAATDEQAPPNGSMAEKEKANGGGEEGEKEKEKKQTCKCCTVM